Part of the Nostoc sp. ATCC 53789 genome, ATAGAGAATATTTTGGAAATTCGCTAATCGCTCAATATCCGCCTGTAATTTAATTGCAGCATCAGTTTTTTCATTAAAATCAGCTTTATAAGCTGGGTCATAGTTTTTTTTCAGAGAAATCTTTGAACCTGGTGGAACAATGAAAGCATCGTAATTCATATATAAAAGTTCCTAACTGCTGCTTATATACAAGCACATTGTTAATTAGAAATTACTGAACATTATGATTTGTTTCTTAAATAATTTTGATTCAAAATTAATAACTTTTAACAAATTTTAATAACTTAACTTTCCCTCTTCGTCATTAGCAAGTTTTGTGATTTTTTTTAATCTCTTTTATAAAACTTAATATCGATTGTTAGGACAATCCCAATCGCTATTCAAGGGCTTGAGTCAACAGCGATGTGAAGGTACTTATATGATTGACGTAACCGCAGACCCACGTCAAAAGTGGTTAGCGAGAGTTGCAATGCTTGTGTTCGTTGTGGACGAGTTGAGATTCAAGGGACTTCCAAGAAATAAATTATCCAAAGAAACAAACCACAGAGACACAGAGAACACAGAGAGAGGAGAAAAAGAGAGGGTTTTTGGGTCAGTTTTAGGACATTTTTTTATTTGGAAGTCCCCAACGCCCCGATAAGCGTTTTTAGCTATCCTCCCAGCGATGTCTACGACGGGCTACGCCTACGCACTCTTACACTCTTCCCTAGCAGTCTAAACTTTGGCATAATCAGACATGGCCGCACCTAAACTGAGATAAATTCTGCCAAGCTAATTAAAAGGTTTACGGCGACTGGATATTTTAATAGAATAATCTCATCAAAAGATTCGCAGAAATATAAATGGACTGGATTACACTACTGCGATCGCTACAGTCTGATTTTATTAAAAGGTTAACATCTGGTTGTCTGCTTCATTGTGAAACCGAAGGTCAATATAGTGAATTAACTATAATCTCTGGAGAGAGATTAAAGGCACTGCGGGAATTTTGCTGGTTGATGGCTGAGAAATATAAGCGTGTTTCGCCAGTCCGTGACGTGTTTATTAGCTATCTTAAAGGGAAGTTGGGTGAGGAAGTTGTCAAGGAACGTTTAGCAGATTTTATTACCGAAGTCGATTATGAAAAGCGATTCGGCGGCGATGGCAATATAGATTTTACCTTGACTTCTGACCCATCTATTGGTATCGAGGTTAAATCTCGTCACGGTAATATTGATAGAGTTAGATGGTCAATCAGTTCTGAAGAAGTTGAAAAAAATGCAGTTGTAGTTTGCATTTTGATTCAAGAAGATGTAAGTGAAGCACAATCTCAGTATCACCTTTTTTTAGCTGGGTTTCTCCCAACCCGGATGATTAAGTTAAAGACTGGTAAAATTTCCTTTGGGATAGACCAGTTGTTGTATGGTGGAGGTTTATGGTGCTATCTAGAACAGTTACAATCTTCTCTAAATAATTCTTCTAGACAACAACCATCGATTTACAAATATCTTCCGAAGCAAGAAATTTTATCTAAGCCAACCAATAATCAGTTACTAAAATCTTTTTTTCAACCTGAATATAATAACAATGAAGATTTAAATACACTTTATGCAAAATTGGGAGATGAATATTTTGAAAAAGGAGAATATACAAATGCGATCGTTAACTATAGTAAAGCCTTAAAAGTTACATCTGGCGATATTGATTTATATTATAAACGAGGTTTGACTCACTATCAAATAGGTGATTACGAAGCTGCGATCGCAGATTATTCTCAGGCAATCCAGATGAATATTCAGGATGCTAAATCTTACAATAAACGAGGTTTGGCTCTGTCTCAACTAGGTCGATTAGAAGAAGCAATCAATGATTACACTCAGGCTATTAGAATTAACCCTAATGTTGCCGTAGCTTATAAAAACCGGGCTGAAGCTCGTTCTCATATAGGAGATAATCAAGGAGCAATTGAGGATTATACCCAGGCAATTAAAATTAATCCTCATTATGCTGATGCTTATAAAAACCGTGGGATTGCTCGTTATTTATTAGGTTCTCAACCGGGATTCCCTCAAGCAATCAAGATTAATCCAAAAGATGCCATAGCTTATAAAAAACGTGGTAATGCTCGTTCTGATTTAGGAGATTTTGAAGGAGCAATTGAAGATTATACACAGGCAATACAGATTAATCCTAATTATGCCGATGCCTATTATAACCGTGGTAATGCTCATTCTGACTTAGGAGATTTTGAGAGAGCAATTGAAGATTATACTCAAGCAATACAAATTAATTATAATTATGCCGATGCTTATTACAATCGTGGCAATATTCGTTTAGAAATAGCAGATAGACAGGGAGCAATTGAAGATTTTCAGAAAGCAGCAGACATATATCGTAAAGAAGGTAAGCTAGAAGCACTCAAAGATACACGAGAAAGAATATTAGATTTAGAAATAGAAGAATCATTAGATATTTTAAAATTCTAGAAAATTTGTGAATTCGGATAAATAGCAATTTTCAGCTATGTTTCAGATGCCCAAACTTTCAAAAGTTCCCTTGTCAGTATCAAAAATTTATGCTTTTGGCGATGCTTGGGTTGGACTACACTAACGCAAACTCACAAAAATTCAG contains:
- a CDS encoding tetratricopeptide repeat protein produces the protein MDWITLLRSLQSDFIKRLTSGCLLHCETEGQYSELTIISGERLKALREFCWLMAEKYKRVSPVRDVFISYLKGKLGEEVVKERLADFITEVDYEKRFGGDGNIDFTLTSDPSIGIEVKSRHGNIDRVRWSISSEEVEKNAVVVCILIQEDVSEAQSQYHLFLAGFLPTRMIKLKTGKISFGIDQLLYGGGLWCYLEQLQSSLNNSSRQQPSIYKYLPKQEILSKPTNNQLLKSFFQPEYNNNEDLNTLYAKLGDEYFEKGEYTNAIVNYSKALKVTSGDIDLYYKRGLTHYQIGDYEAAIADYSQAIQMNIQDAKSYNKRGLALSQLGRLEEAINDYTQAIRINPNVAVAYKNRAEARSHIGDNQGAIEDYTQAIKINPHYADAYKNRGIARYLLGSQPGFPQAIKINPKDAIAYKKRGNARSDLGDFEGAIEDYTQAIQINPNYADAYYNRGNAHSDLGDFERAIEDYTQAIQINYNYADAYYNRGNIRLEIADRQGAIEDFQKAADIYRKEGKLEALKDTRERILDLEIEESLDILKF